Within the Zea mays cultivar B73 chromosome 10, Zm-B73-REFERENCE-NAM-5.0, whole genome shotgun sequence genome, the region CATGTACTTCCATTCTTGTCAGTACTATATTCAGCCAAAAGAATAAAATAACTCAGCAGACATTTTTATTAACTTCAGTCGGAAGAAACACAAATGTTTAGTTTTGTGTCATTATCAATTGTGCTTGACAATTTGAATCACTTATTGATGAGTACATTGTTATTACAGCCTGACTGCAAAAGGATATGAACTCGTCTCCAATGGGATTGACAACCATTTAGTTTCGGTGAATCTCAAGAATAAGGTAAGATAAAGTGTGTTTCACATTCCTTGTTTTGTTATTTCTTTATACATATTCACAAAAGTTTTGTTATTTCTTTATACATATTCACAAAAGTTGTTATTTCTTTATACATTACTTGTCTCCAATGGGAGTGACATGTGACAAATTTTTTGAGGATATCAGCTGAGCTGATAATTGTTTAGGTAGCTTGAAGTTTTTGGTACCGCTCTTATGGCTGTCCTCAAAATTTAATATTCTATTTTTCTGATGGAAAATGTGTTCTAAACATACTGTATGGATGGGATGGGCTCAAGACATTTTTTGCCCTTGATCAGCCTCTGGCACTAAGCCCAGAAGATTGAACGTACTGGGCTGGGCAGTCCATATATCAGTAGGCCTTAGCTTGCTGGCTTGATCTCATGTGCCATCTGTTATTTCACCATAGGGAAATGGAAaatattattcatgtttatgaatGCCAACACACCATGACTGACACTTCAATGAAGCTAGGAACACCCTATCCTAGCCTggtgtttttcttttttttaaaagAAAGTCAATGTCTCTTATGGCCTACTTAGAAGGGCAGACCTGATGTagtggtgagagctgtctcatTGAGTCACAAGGTCATGCGTTTCAAAGCGGCCTCTTCACATTTGCGGGGGAGGCTTGCCTCAGTTTGATCCCTTTTTCAGACTCTGGGAGTCTCCGGCACATGATCTGTCTTGCCGTCTTATGGCTACCTGTTGTCTGAATATGTTCTGATTCTTCATGTTGTCAGTTTTCTTATGGATGTTTCTCTTCCAGGCACTAACTCCTCACATGCAAAAACGGGCAGAAGGATCACCAACTCCAAAGTCTGGTAGAGTGCTAGGTCCTGCTTTGGGTGATCAGCAGCAGGGAACCTTTTCTGTTAACCTGTGGAAGGTTGCGTTTCACGACACATTCAACAGAATGTGCCCCCTCAGTGCTGGCGGACATGAGTGTGGCTGTTTACCAGTATTAGCAAAACAAGTATTTTTTAACATCCTTAGTTTCAAATAATAATCAGTTCTTTTTGTTACTCCAAGTATATTTCTGAACTTTGCGTGTTCATTATTAGGTGATGGAGCAGTGTGTAGCCCGTTTGGATGTTGCCATGTTCAATGCCATCCTTCGTGAATCAGCAAGTGAGATACCAACAGACCCTATATCTGACCcgattgttaacccaaaagtcctACCAATTCCAGCTGGTGATCTAAGCTTTGGGTCAGGCGCGCAGCTGAAGAACTCTGTACGTGCCTAATTTACTCGTTTTTTATGCATTACGACCTGTTCCTTTTTTCTGTTGTAATTGTTATGTAGCTGTTTGTTAGGATGTAGCTTGCTAAGGAACAAAATTAGATACAAATACAGTTGAGTCTTGCTATTACACCTCACGCCAAACAACGAATTTATATGAAATAAAATGACTGTAGATTGGAAACTGGTCCAGATGGCTGACAGATAAGCTTGGTATAGATCATGATGATTCTGAGGACATAGGAGATGTTGAAGACGAAAGAAGAGCCGCAGCTGAAACGAAATCGTTTCAACTTCTCAATGAGCTAAGTGATCTCCTGATGCTCCCAAAGGACATGCTCCTTGAAAAATCTATCAGGAAAGAGGTCAGTGTTTGTGCATAGCAGCCGATAAACTACTACACTGCTTCCTCTTGTTACGTAACCATCAATTTCCATCGCGGTTAAACATTCTGATGTCTTTCTTAGGCTTGTCCCTCAATTGGCCTTCAGTTAGTGACTAGGATCCTGGGCAACTTCACCACAGATGAGTTTTGCCCTGATCCGGTTCTAAGCACGGTCTTAGAAGAGCTGAATTCCGAGGTTTGTTCCACTCGTTCTCTACTCCAGCCTTGCACACTACATCTTGCTGACAATGTCACTCAAATGCACTGATATACATATGCTATGCAGAGCTTGATGGAGCGTCACGCCAACAAAGACGCGACCAGTGTGTTTCCGTGCACCGCTGCCCCTATAGTGTACCGCACACCTTCAACGTTGGACGCGGCAGAGAGAGCAGCAGACATAGGAGGTGCGCGGCAGAGAGAGCAGCAGACATAGGAGGTGGCGCGAAGCTGGACAGGAAAGCCTCAATGGTGCAGAGGAGAGGGTACACCAGTGACGACAACCTTGACGACCTGGATTCTCCCCTCGCATCCCTAATCGACAGGAGCACCCCACCTTCTCCGTCGAACGGTTTCGCACACTTCAGTGCTCGGAGAGGAGTTTCCATGGAGAATACAAGATACACGCTCCTAAGAGAAGTACGGGGGCTGGAGCAACGGTGATGGATGATGATGAGCCTGTAAAACCTATAATCTCTTCTACAGCCACCCAAATGAGAGCAAACTTCGTTCctctgagaagaccttttgttTTTGCATTCCCAGCTGAGGGACAGCGAAGTACTTGTATTATTACGAAATTTTTTCTTAGTATAACACATATTTATACATAAGTTATCAAGGTATTATGGGTATGTTTGGTTCGctgcctaacttgccacactttgtcTAACTTTTGTGTCTAAGGTTAGTTTATCAATTTGAACGACTAatcttaggcaaagtgtgacacagttagccacgaaccaaacatgccctatacgtttccgttgcaacgcacgggcactcacctagtttttatactaaaaatcattttctgctTTACTTCTGAATATTTCTAATAATTCTGAACTGTGGACACAATTACCAGAGAGGTCGGGGTTGTTTTCGTTAATTCCAGGGCCTTCTTGTAATTATTTTCTAATAggtatgtgtcggggaccataattaggggtacccccaagactcctaaactcggctggtaaacaccatcagcacaagctgcaaaggcctgatgggcgcaattctgaTCAAGGCcccccgtccactcaagggacacgatctcgcctcgcccgagcccagcctcgagcaggaacagtagacccaggcagattcacgcctcgcccgagggcctcctcaagcaacgggcgcacctccgactcgcccgaggcctagcccgggcaggcttcgcagtgaagcaaccttggccagatcgcctcgccaaccgaccgaatcgcaggagcattcaatgcaaggatcgcctgacaccttatcctgacgcgcgtttctcagtcggcagggctgaagtgatcgcagtcacttcgcccctccactgactgacctgacaggaaaacagcgccgtctGCCctcctccgactgctgtgccacccgacagggtgaggctgacagcagccgagtccagcctcaggcgccataggaagctccgcctcgcccgaccccagggctcggcccccgcctctacctcggaagatggtctccgcctcgcccgaccccagggctcggactcagcctcgacctcggaggagtcaccgcctcgtccgaccttgggctcggaccgaccacgttacagggggggtacatcattaccctacccctagctagctcaggctacggggaacaagaccggcgtcccatctggctcaccccagtaaacaagtaatgatgataccccgcgtgctcccatgacgacggcggctctcagccccctacggaagcaaggagacgtcagcaaggtcccatcaGCCCCGATAGTtgtgcttctacaaggctcaagcgctctttcgacggccacgacatcatatgcacagggcactaacacctctccgacagccacgtcggcatgtacatagggctctggcgcctctctgccggacacgttagcacattgctacaccccctattgtacacctgggccctctccttacatcaataaaaggaaggtccagggccctcgtacgagagggtggccgcgcgggaggacgggctgacgagcaggctctcccccctctcgcgaacgcttgtaaccccctactgcaagcgcatccgccctgggcgtaggataacacgagccacggttcccccttttcccccttgtgttctatctcgcgccgacccatctgggctgggacacgcaacgacaatttactcgtcggtccagggaccccccggggtcgaaacgccgacagttggcgcgccaggtaggggaactaagagcacctagagggggggggggtgaataggtgatcctgtaaaacacttgaaacttaatccacaaaacttgattaggagtttgcACAATTaagtcaagtggctagagaggagagcttgcacaacacgataaccacaaagagatcaaaacagagatggcacagtggtttatcccgtggttcggccaagtccaacacttgcctactccatgttgtggcgtcccagcggacgagggttgcaatcaacccctttcaagcggtccaaagacccacttgaataccacggtgttttgctttcactttactatatcccgcttgcgaggaatctccacaacttggagcctctcgcccttacactttgatgttcacaatgaagcacggagtaagggggggatgagcaacgcacacaagacacgaaatcagagtaccaacacgcacacaagtcacaacaagagctcacaacacaacccggcgagttcacaactcaaatggagctctagttgctataacaaagaatcaaatgcgcggaatcgaaatcttggtgcttaggaatgcttagataatgcttggtatattcctccatgcgcctaggggtcccttttatagccccaaggcagctaggagccgttgagagtatttcaagaaggcaattcttgccttctatcgcctagcgcaccggacagtccggtgcaccaccggacactgtccagtgcggatctctttccttatttggcgaagccgaccgttgcagtcttggagccgttggcgcaccggacagtccggtgccccatccgaccgttggcacttgccacgcgtcgcgcgcggattctacggccgaccgttggcccagctgactgttggctcaccggacagttcggtggtgcaccggactgtcgggtgcaccatcggacagtccggtgatttatagtcgtacgtcgccgatgatttCTCGAGACCAGCAAGTttgcctgagtcagcctggcgcaccggacactgtccggtgcaccaccggacagtccggtgcacccagactgagctgacttcggcttgaacaaagccatctttaattccaacttgatttttcctgttttcagcacttagacataatacattagtctccaaaacaatatactgagtcttagaaacataccttcatacttgatttgtactttgtccaccatttatcacttaggcacttgtgttggacactaaatcaccaaaatacttagagatggcccaaaggcacatttcccttatgttggaacttgctctcagcagcaaggaagccaacaagggtgaacggtggtgacaacagggttacgtgcacgggggcaatagctctgttgatctagcctctcacgggcactgtgcgggggtatttataggtagctgagtgcccagcgccttgtgttaaggacgcatgtgccctcagacacctagtttatccccagaatattcccataaagcagggttacaagctgtaattacaagaatgcctttacaaactaggcccgtaacacaaaggcggccacgcggggcccgttacaatgggccagatcacacgtgggccttagagcaggacgaggccgtgctgcggggagacgtcactgctggccttcgtctggtgctgaatgaagcgaagggtgtccctgcccgttttgtctttgacagaccagcgactgcagcgaaagggacgagcgaagggtggcgtctttgccttcgccccaacatttgccctccgagggaccagttcgacgaagtcacctggtgccgaagacgtcgctagatggcggagacgctgccctcgctcgaagtggttccgcgggggttttcgatgtgaccgttgatggacggcgtactgttggattgcgggtttcccgaagcgccacgtcctatcggattgcgggtttcccgaagagccgcgccctgtctataaaaggggggcgggggtcggtgccTTTTGAACTTTTCCTTCCGCGcttcgcgaaaaccctagccgcccgccgtcttgctgctcacctgcccgccgtcttgctgctcgccggagatctggctcgagtgaagcagaccgcccgccgccgccgacggtacgtagcaatgccgtcctcttcttcttccgccgacaccacgccggcggcggccgcctcgtctgaggagacgttgagtagcttgatggtggaggagttgcgcgccggtgactctgttgattttggtgtgtcacggatgacatcagcccgcgttgaagatatgcagcggttgggctactttggcggcggagttgctcgtgctccggggacggaggaagtccccgagccggagggtgagttggtcgttttcgaggcgttcttcgccgccggtctccgcttgcctgcgcatcggtttgttggcgaagtcctgcgtagattcaacgttcaaatacatcagctgacaccgaatgccatggtggcgctggcgaagtatgtctgggcgacgacttcgtacggcggacagccgtcggttgaggtttttgcgaagaattattgtttgcattggcagaagaggatggttggggacggagtcgcccagtttgggtcatgcacattcacgccgaagaccggcaagaccacaatgccagtagtggagttggttccgtgcgcccgcaacaagtggggcaattggaatgaattttggttttacgttgctgagggtgctgtcgaaggccatgagggactccccgtgtctgagatgtgctctcattattactctgcgtatccgccctttgaagtggcagaagaggatgcagacgaaggggcccttcggtgcgccgccggtcagagcagtgggcgtgatttagttgaagagttcgtggcgtacggggtctggcccttggcgcacggctgggcgttgggcgaagtgtgccctcgccagatgccttttcacggaggaagggtggtgcgaagtcctgccttcgcactgaatttgcgaaaccgcgacctggccgcctttgtgcgtgatgcggaggacctggcggtgcggctcgtgggacgttacgtgccgaggacggaaagccagcgcagctttgatatccgcgggtcaaatgatcgtttgaacagggtcttcgaattaaatcaattgccgtacgacggctatcccggtcaagacgaagcggaccgccgtgggaagaaaccggcggtggagactggagacgaccctgcgccggcggccgccccttcctcgaaaaagagaaaattaggtactgcgatgagaggacttggggtgtctgacagttttgctagagaattgatgaggacgtgtgcggccccgcggggaaaggatgtcttcgcccgagctccgggagtctttagctcggatgctgagggttaccgggggctgctggcctagaaatgttcctatcccctgcgtggctggggaggactgttttacatctcgtatggttcatcggtggagagtttttccttacgggcgaaatatcggtgctgttgtgtgggcagtgatggacaaggatcgctaaggtgcggcgcaaaaacgccaggcgactgtccggctgcatgaagctaggccgaagaggccgcggggggctccgaaggctgcggcctccggcggaggcaagccgccgctggcggtgaAGGCGGGCGCCGCTGGCGGTGAAGGCGGGCGccgctgcacctagcaaggcgccggaggcgacggcgggCGCCAGAGTCTCCAAGTCAACGagggtggtgccgccggccagcggagtggcggaggcttcgaaggcggcccaagcgttgccgttgtcgggcaaacgtgttgccgacttcggcaccgatattactgtggacgactatcttggtggtaagtcgctggcctattattgttatttatattttttttaatttgttgacgcgttgcagggccgggcgagggccagcttgctatagctgcgcctggcgcggcgatcgcgacggccgtcatggtgccgaaggcgaggggcgaggcgcttggcgccgaaggcgaggtgtcggccctcgtgttggtcagggacgaggcgggcgtggcgacccgccggctgaagggagtgacggaggcgctgagtcaggcgacggaggcgctgagccaggtccgctgagctatggTCTCTCCcccctttcttttctttttttacgtcaatggccttacgtgtgctctgcaggtggctgacttcgccagccgtactgcatcgggggccctcacggcagctgtgtctgccgaagtcgagagacttcggacacaacatgctgacgctgtccgtgagaagtcggcttccgacagcaagtgccgtaagctgacggacagggtggccgccctggagagggagaaggccgacctccggcgccagctggcggcagagaggagggaagccaacgaggccgccgccaaggggcaggctgcgcaggcggaggccaagctggcgcgggcggagggcaatcttgccaaggagctcgccgaacatctgcaagagcggctcaccgccctggagagccgcgcgaaggaggccgaggccgcgatgcatgcggaggccgaacggacgcgcacgcagcttatggatacatatcgtgagctgggtgcgcggaccggtgacttcgaggtgccggaccgagagcccgggcttcgctgtctgtagtgggtgcaggaggagctgctggaacttccagccgttgcgggggggttgatgtcgtacgcctccctggtcacctgcgagggggcgatgaacgctctctcccgcgaagggtgccggcactttgaggccttcGATCAGGCGGATGAAgaatttgagcgagatatctataaggtcgaagaccccattgtgaaggaatccgccggggccctttatgaccggatgtggggtctgtatggtcgtgaggtggtcagggagcgggccgagactgcgagggctcaggtaacgttgttgtttgtttggcgtttgctgtatgcaggctgtgcgtgtgtttgctgaatctgtgtgtcttgtcctaggcggagcgcggcgagcgggtggacgacttcggggctctgaacagcgcgctgccagacccggagccgaccctcgcggaggctgtgactggggtcgccctggagccaaccccggagaccgcagcgatcgcgacggctgcccccacatccgctgtggccggcgaagacctgcccccgaaggtggccgaaggcgctcctgatgcccccgcagctgctgtgccgagtgctgaagatcccgcggcggtggcggcggagccaacggcggagccaacggcggaggctcccgcagcgtcagggcct harbors:
- the LOC103642546 gene encoding uncharacterized protein; this translates as MEQCVARLDVAMFNAILRESASEIPTDPISDPIVNPKVLPIPAGDLSFGSGAQLKNSIGNWSRWLTDKLGIDHDDSEDIGDVEDERRAAAETKSFQLLNELSDLLMLPKDMLLEKSIRKEVSVCA